attagcaagaataatgatgtcacacttatatTAAAGTCATTATACAGGCTGCAAAAAGTCATGGCgtataatacatttttctgcattattggccacatgctgacaaataGAAACTGGCGggtgccatgatccaactcagtgagtgcacctcactgagtgcactgagACGGCAGGCAGGCCTTGCATACTAAGCTGAGAAGAGACGCTGGAGTCAGCATCATCTTgggtttcttccctgtatttgaaTAGGAAATGTCCAAATTCAGCGACTTTTACTTAAAACGTTAAAAACCGATTATACAGGAATTATACaggaaatacatttattatacagctcaatagacaaataatacttgcatccatccatcttctttgctgcttatcctcactagtgtcgcgggtatgctggagcctatcccagctgacttcaggcaagaggcggggtacaccctggactggtcgccagccaatcacagggcacatactgtatagacaaacaaccattcacactcacattcatacctatggacaatttagagtctgcaattaacctaacatgcatgtttttggaatgtgggaggacgcCAGAGTACGCACACAGGCACGGGAACAACACGCAAAATCCACACAGTGATTCCCGATTCAAAGGAATCactggagattcaaacccgatTCGAAATAAtacttattttatgttattatttttgtaaaaatgtttatcATGACAGGTGGCATGAGCCTTTTGTTCCAGGAAGTCTGGCgcttttgtgtctcaccgaacatcacTGTAACATTATGCTTCTTCCGAATGTCTTatagatgtatttttgttcattttgccatttttatgcttgaccatgcttaatttagaaaaacaaatacatgaaattaGCTTAAATCTGCATAATTATGACTAATAACAAgctatagtcaaccacaatatagcatgatttattagttaatatatttatgaacaatcgtgatagagtgaagccgcaaaattggaCGTgtaaagtggcaagggatggcTGTATAAGATTTAGCAGTGAATATTATAATTAACTATAACATTCACGGAATACACTTTTAAATGATTCGTTCATGACTCACGTCAACACCCGTggcgtgaatcagtgaaactcgagtctttgtttaCGTTGATTATCAATTAATCAGTGAGACTCAAGTTTTATGCATGAATTAGTGACACTCAAGTCTTCATTAAGCACCTCGGGCAGGAAGAGGAAAGGAGACATAATTTGAGGCAAGCATCATGGAGCATCATGGAGGCCTGTACtaaatgtactgtactgcaaagaagatcagttaggataatgcacaatgccgcgtatagagaacatccaaatcttctatttctgaagtcactgtcatgttctgtgctGCTTTGTCACTATCtgtgtgttgcagcacacctctaTTCCACCATGAGGAGCTAATTGGTCACACCTGCGTCTGATTAGTAGGCCTACTTTACAGTAGCTGTGTGCAGACACCACTACAATGCCAGATTGTTACCTGACATGCTACAGTGACCTGCTCCTTCCAGCATTCCTGTTCTCAGCGTATTCTGCTTTCTGGTCAATTACTTAGTCAGTTTTTGTAAGTACCTTGTTCCCTGCTTGGCAATCTCCAGCAGCGGTCTCTTTACGTTTGATTGTTTCTGCTAGTTTTTATGCAGCTCTTTTGGTTTGTGTTTTGTACCCTTTTTCCTGCTCTGTAACCGTGCTTGGAagcgttttctgtttttgtctatttttccCTGTGACCAGGTgtagtttggttgtactttgtttcttgtttttctgtcctttttgtgttttaccaCTGTGTGGACACTTTTTGTATTAAACCTTTGTTTCACGGAAGTCttgtctctgcatcttggatTCCACGACAACGGCCATTGGCCGATGGTCGCAATCACAAATGTTAAAATTTgttaaaaccactaaaattatgcataaaacacacaataacctgctacccaaagtACCTATTATTCGACCTTTGttgtgatttattcatttattatactgattattatatactgtatatttattaattatagtcattcattattaatgaatttattattaaataattaattaattattgattATGGAATAACCTTGACAATCATATatccacattgttacattagcTCATGTTCCTATGTATTAATTGGTAAAGGCCAcctttggaatacaggaagtgaacaaatgtattgcaattgatgtgaaacagatggggggtaggaataggctttgcttcttcctactcccggATGGCatcggacggcatcagccctagaatcctcaaggactgtgctgaccacctctgtggagttctcaggcacttgttcaatctcagcctgagcctggagaaagtcccgggcCTGTGGAAGACCCCCTTTGTGGTCCTGATACCAAAGACACctcgtcccaaggagcctaaccacttcaggcctgttgccttgacctctcacctgatgaagaccatggagaggattatcctgcagcacctgcgacccctggtgggcactcagctggaccccctgcagtttgcttaccggcttTGGATCGGAGTGGACAACGCAGTGATcgacctgctgcacagatcactgctacacctggaggacagcgggagcgctgtgagggtcatgttttttgacttctccagtgcctttaacaccatccagccgtcactactagtgaagatggagagtgtgggagtagaccaacacctgactgcatgggttatagactacctcaccaacagaccacagtatgtgaggctccgtcactgtgtgtctgacatggtactctgcagcagggtacggtgctctcccctttcctcttcaccctctacacctcggacttcacacgcaactccacacagtgtcacatccagaagttctccgatgacacagccatcgtgggttgtgtttcagaggggaatgatctggaatacaagatggtcatcagggactttgtcagctggagtgagcttaaccagctgcaactcaacaccagcaagacaaaggagatgatcattaacttccagaggaaaacatctctcttcacaccggtgaacatccagggagcggacatagagttggtagacagctacaaattcctgggtgttcaccttaacaacaaactggactggtccgtcaacacccacgccctcgacaagaagggccagagtcacctccacctgctgaggagactgaggtcctttggtgtgtgcaggactcttttacggaccttttatgactctgtggtggcctcagccatcttctatgctgtgggctgctggagagggggcagcacggacagggacaggagcaggatcaatagactgatcaggagagcgagctctgtcctgaacggtcctctggactccgtgaaggaagtgggggagagaaggatgttggctaagctgacgtccatcatggacagcacctctcacccgctacatgacactgtgggttcccttagcagctccttcagcagcagactgttacacccacggtgtaagaaggagaggttccgcaggtccctcataccgaccgctgtcaggctctacaacacctgcaccacctgaaccatgttgtagtcaatatgtattctttacttgcgtatcttgcttgctgctgtaacaagtgaatttccccgctgtgggatgaataaagtacaaatacaatactcCTTTTGGATATGTGGAACTGCGAAATGTACGATggaatgtattccattgtaacgtGTATGCAGgttcaaataaaattgaaccattaccattatcaatataaatgatgaatgaaagggataaatgaacatttaaggttatttttacctttattaaaGATATGATTCTTGAAggggctgtttttaaagacacaatgtggcagcaagacaccacactAACCACAGCGGACACTACTGAGGATCCACAGTATTTATTATCAGCATCTTTGAGGACCGAGAACAGTGCTGTAGAAATGTAATCCATTTATTATTTGAAATCTACATTACACCAAGCATGTTTACTACTGTTGTCAGTCCATACTATTAACTCATGTTGAAAGTATCTTTCAGACCCTTGAGGGCTTGCTCCTTTGTGATTTTCTTCCAGGCCTCTGGAACATCAGCTGGCTTGCTCTTGTACCTTTGAGCAAATCTCTTATTGTAGAGTACAAGTACAAACTTCCAGTAATCAGACGCTTCGAATGTGGCATCTGGTGGAATGTGCCAGTCAGGATAGTAGGTAGTGTATTCTTTGTATGGAACAAACAGCTGAGCTTTCCCGTCATAGACTTTAAATGCGCGATCAGTCTGCATATCAGTTGTACATAGAGTTTCAACAAGTACTTTGGTTTCAGAGTTTCTGTATCCTGTCAGCCCCTGCGGCCGATGCACAGCAGCATGATGTTTCTTGTGTTCTTTGCCTCCAGCCTCACAAGGAATTTTACAAAATGGGCACTGGTGTCCGCAACCAAATATCCTCTTGAAGAGCTCATCCTGTGGTTTTACTGCAAGTTTATTTAGGGTTTCAGGTATGTCTTCAACGTTGGAGAATTCCACATGAAGTGTTTTCTTTAACGTGTTCAAGGATGCAGTAAAACTTTGTGTGAATGACTGACATGTGCTTTTGATCTGAAACAAAGTGCGTTTTTCAGTCTCCTCTGATATTGCAATGTCGTTAATCAGATATTTGCGCATTTCGCAGACAAgagttggaacattttcattgtCATCTGATAGCAGACTTGAGGCCTCCTTCATTGCGTTGAGTATTTTGACAACTACAACTTCCAGGTTTTTCTGCTTTAATTCACACAAAGTGttgtcttgcattttttttaagaccTGCTCAAATATCCAATCCTTTACATACATTTCGTAGTGACAAATGTACTTGACAAAATCCTCAAAGTCATCTTTCAGTAGTAACTCTTTCTGAATGTTGTGCTGGAAACAGGAGCGTGAACTGTACTCCACGGAATGACAGCTTGTCAAAATGTCGTCTACAATGTCAATTCCCAAAGCTCTGTTCATGTAATCCTCAATGGCGGGCTTGATACAAAACTGGACATAATCATTTGCTTTGCGTTGGCAATGATCTGTCTCTTTGTACAAATCCAGAAAGTCTGACAAGTATTGATGCTTGTACTTTTCCAGCTGTGCTCGGGGGTCATTATCTGACAAGAATCTTTGGTGCATTTGGAGAAATGCTCTGGCGGCAATTCCGCAAATATGAAGTTTGAGGTCAATCTCAAATCTTATATTCGATCTGTGAGACTTATAACCTTCATTTAGTGATTCATCAATCCTTTGCAGCAGATCCCTTGACAAAGAATCATGGTAATCATCATCTGACTTGGTTTTATCAACAACAAACTGTGTTGATGTCTCAATCACATTCTCTGCAAACATCTGTAACTCTTGTGTCCACATATATTTCATCTTCTTCATTAAGGAATCAACATGGTCAATCCTTGTCTTAAATGTGTCCCTTCCAAAGCTCTTTAGGTCTTCAATGTGCTGTAAGTCTTCACTGACATTACGGTTTGATAAATTCCTCTTCAGCTGCGTGAGAATGGATGCATGTATATCTTGTTCTTTCAGTGTAGGTACATTGGCAGTAGCAGCAGCCCACATTTTGTCAAACTCCTCTTGCAGTTGATCATCAGACAGTTTGGTGTCTTTGCATTCACTCAGAAGCTTCATGACTCTCTCTTCAATCGTGCCACAGTACTCCTGTATTATGTCCAGTGCCTTTCTCAAAGCAATTTTTCGCTCAAGGGCTCCTTCTAATTTAGCATTGACGGAATGTTGAATCCCATTTGATAGGCTTGTGATGCTATTGAAAAAGTCTGTTTTGTATTTCTCAATCAGGTTTGCGTGTCGGTCTCTCTTTCTGTAATAATCAGAgagtttctttttcattttgtttttttgtgattcTATTTCTTCAGCTAGTTGTGCTTTTTTGAGACTGACCAACGTGTTCCATGTTTCCAATCCACCCTCGTTGTTGGCATTTACAACTTCTAACTCTGCTGCTGTCAGTCTGGAGAGGATTTCTTTTTGCATCTCCCATTCCCACTGGTTGAACTCTTTGCACAGGTTGTCATAAGCGTGGGCCACAAGAGTGTTTCTGAAACTAAAGATGAAGTTCTCATATTTCACTGATTTCCACAGACTTCTCATCCACTGTACAAAGTCTGGGATCTTTGTGGCTGAGGATTGCCTTTGTTTTCCTACTGTCTCCAGAAGATTTTTCTTGAACTCTGACACAGCTTCACTGTAACCAGTGTTTACTGGTGCCATTGGAGGGGTTCCATGCCAAAGTCCTGGGATGTTCCAGTTGTTGTTTTCCACGTCATAGTCCAGCACATCTGTGAACGCTTGAATCAAAGGTTGTCTTTCCATGTCAGCTGCAATCTGTGTCATTTCATTGAGTTTGTCCAAGAGATGTTGTCTCTCTGCCAAGGTTCTGCTATGAGCTGAAACTCCAGCAACATTTtggtgcacaaaatgacaaATTGTCTTTTTCCCAATTTCTTTCATTCTCAAGAAGGCATGAACAGCAATTTGCAGGACATCTTTCATTTCGTTTGCATTCTCCATTGCAATGTTTATAATGGTAACATCACTTAAACCAATGACAAAGGTTGCCAGCTGGTTGTCATGCTCATAACTATCTTCTAGTTGTGCGAGCTCAGGCGATTTCAGACCTTCAGTATCAATGAGGAGAATGAAGTCACATCCCAACTCTTGTTGTGTATCATCTCCAACTTTGAGAAAGAGCATGTAGGCCCCTCTTGTACACCTGCCACTGCTGACAGTAAACTGAACACCAAACATGGTGTTGAGAAGGGTTGATTTTCCACTACTTTGAACCCCCAACACCGTTAGTACTAACAACCTGCTCTTTCCCCCGACCTTCTCGTGAAGTTCCATTAACACGGCTGTCACCCACTTCTCTGGAACGTTTGAAGCAACTCCATCTAAAAGTTCTAATGGATAACCATCCAACAGCATTTCAGCAGCTACTTCAGGCAAATGGGACATTTTATTTGTGCTATCATCTGAGTGCACAGAAACCTCATAGTGAAGTCCCATTTCTCTCATGTAATGCTCTACCCCTAAAGAGCTGTCCaacaaggcttgatcaacctccgcAATGAGTTTGGCATCCTTTGTTTTGCATTGCTCTTTGAATTTGTTACGCAGGATAGTCAGTTTGTCCCGAGAATGGTCATTAAACCTGAATTTCATCcacttcaagaaaaaatgtcttctcTCTCTGTTGCTCGTTGATAAGGTGTCAATAAAAGCCAGCATTCCTTGAGatgctttttgctgtttttgctcTTCCCAAATGTGCTTTTTCTCCTCTTGTAGCTGAGCTTTATAATGCTCAACGGCATCAGTGCCAACATCACTGATTCTGCATTCCTTCTTCTCCAGTTGTGATAATCTCTTCCAATTCTCTCCTTGCAAAggaagctgttgttttttgtagtgTGGTATACTTCGCACACCAATCCCCCTCATGATCTCCTCAGCAGTTTTTTTCTGCTCAAGAGTTTTGTTTTCATCCACAGACAGACCTAATTCAACTGCTTTTTCTCGCATGTCTGCAATActcattgtgttttttatggaaCACAGTGAGGTCTTGATGGCTCCACATAGCTTTTTTGAAAACTCTGCTGTATTTATCCTTGAATCTTTGATTTTAACACTGCTCATTGGTACAGCCAATTCTTGCAGTGTTTTCTGGACAGACATCATATTTTCAGCGACACTCTCTTTGCGATGAACAACAAAATAGAGTCTGGATTTTGCATCTTGCAGAGCCTTCAGAATGTGATGCTCCTTTTCTTCAACTTTGTCCAGGAATATGAAGACTGCATTGGACACTTCATAAAGAAAAGTAAACTGTACAAGTGACTCACAAATGCCGCCTCGCAAATTAGCAAATGCAACTGGTTCTGGGAATACATCAAGATTTTCTCTCCCACAAGGAAGGAACCAACAAACTTCCACCAGACCATTTGACAGTTTTCGAGTCAGTGCTCCTCCTTCCATGTCTCGGTGTATGAACATGTTGTGAGTCTGCTGGTCACGGCTGAGGATCTGATTCAAAAACTGAGATTTAGATAAACTGCAGTTTTTTAACCTCACAAAGGAAAAGAACGGCATTCTTGCTTGGGCAATGTTGTCCTCAACAAATCCTCTTGATTGAGACAAATCATGTGGACACCACTCTTTGACAATTTCTCTCAGAGCCCATAGCATCAGGGTACATTGATTGTTGTCGGTGTGGGGCAACAGCAGCGGGACAGAAAACTGGCATAACGACATTTTAAGTGCCATTTCCTGCTGTAAGAAGGTGTCGGCACAAAGAAACAGACCTACTATCAGGTCAAGAGGATGAACTGTGTTTTCTGATTGGTTACATTCTGTGTAAAGGTCCAGTAGGTCAGGGTTGTCATCAGTTTCCTCATGGCTGCTGAACAAACGTGTGCAGTTCCTGCACCCTGCATTGATTTGAAACAGTTTTCTTAGGAAATGAAATGGCATTTCATCCACTGATAAAACAGCTTTTTCATATATGCTGCTTTTGTTGACTTCCAAAACAGACTGAAGACTGAGTTTGTTGGGATAATATTTCTCCAGCCCAAGGTTGGAGATGACATCCAACGGAACTGTAAAAAAagatatgatttttaacaaaatgctgTTAACTGTCTTCATGAACTATTtcaatatacagtcatccctcatttatcacggttaattggttccagactcgactgcaataagtgaatttccgtagtagaatttgatattaatatacggaatatttttgtagttagagcacacaaaacctgtttataactttctaaatacaat
The sequence above is a segment of the Dunckerocampus dactyliophorus isolate RoL2022-P2 chromosome 3, RoL_Ddac_1.1, whole genome shotgun sequence genome. Coding sequences within it:
- the LOC129178963 gene encoding up-regulator of cell proliferation-like — its product is MGDQQHSSHEKFLFAAFKYKRRESDPGHCWLICKGKGLLRDHHTMATISTEGQKPTVPLDVISNLGLEKYYPNKLSLQSVLEVNKSSIYEKAVLSVDEMPFHFLRKLFQINAGCRNCTRLFSSHEETDDNPDLLDLYTECNQSENTVHPLDLIVGLFLCADTFLQQEMALKMSLCQFSVPLLLPHTDNNQCTLMLWALREIVKEWCPHDLSQSRGFVEDNIAQARMPFFSFVRLKNCSLSKSQFLNQILSRDQQTHNMFIHRDMEGGALTRKLSNGLVEVCWFLPCGRENLDVFPEPVAFANLRGGICESLVQFTFLYEVSNAVFIFLDKVEEKEHHILKALQDAKSRLYFVVHRKESVAENMMSVQKTLQELAVPMSSVKIKDSRINTAEFSKKLCGAIKTSLCSIKNTMSIADMREKAVELGLSVDENKTLEQKKTAEEIMRGIGVRSIPHYKKQQLPLQGENWKRLSQLEKKECRISDVGTDAVEHYKAQLQEEKKHIWEEQKQQKASQGMLAFIDTLSTSNRERRHFFLKWMKFRFNDHSRDKLTILRNKFKEQCKTKDAKLIAEVDQALLDSSLGVEHYMREMGLHYEVSVHSDDSTNKMSHLPEVAAEMLLDGYPLELLDGVASNVPEKWVTAVLMELHEKVGGKSRLLVLTVLGVQSSGKSTLLNTMFGVQFTVSSGRCTRGAYMLFLKVGDDTQQELGCDFILLIDTEGLKSPELAQLEDSYEHDNQLATFVIGLSDVTIINIAMENANEMKDVLQIAVHAFLRMKEIGKKTICHFVHQNVAGVSAHSRTLAERQHLLDKLNEMTQIAADMERQPLIQAFTDVLDYDVENNNWNIPGLWHGTPPMAPVNTGYSEAVSEFKKNLLETVGKQRQSSATKIPDFVQWMRSLWKSVKYENFIFSFRNTLVAHAYDNLCKEFNQWEWEMQKEILSRLTAAELEVVNANNEGGLETWNTLVSLKKAQLAEEIESQKNKMKKKLSDYYRKRDRHANLIEKYKTDFFNSITSLSNGIQHSVNAKLEGALERKIALRKALDIIQEYCGTIEERVMKLLSECKDTKLSDDQLQEEFDKMWAAATANVPTLKEQDIHASILTQLKRNLSNRNVSEDLQHIEDLKSFGRDTFKTRIDHVDSLMKKMKYMWTQELQMFAENVIETSTQFVVDKTKSDDDYHDSLSRDLLQRIDESLNEGYKSHRSNIRFEIDLKLHICGIAARAFLQMHQRFLSDNDPRAQLEKYKHQYLSDFLDLYKETDHCQRKANDYVQFCIKPAIEDYMNRALGIDIVDDILTSCHSVEYSSRSCFQHNIQKELLLKDDFEDFVKYICHYEMYVKDWIFEQVLKKMQDNTLCELKQKNLEVVVVKILNAMKEASSLLSDDNENVPTLVCEMRKYLINDIAISEETEKRTLFQIKSTCQSFTQSFTASLNTLKKTLHVEFSNVEDIPETLNKLAVKPQDELFKRIFGCGHQCPFCKIPCEAGGKEHKKHHAAVHRPQGLTGYRNSETKVLVETLCTTDMQTDRAFKVYDGKAQLFVPYKEYTTYYPDWHIPPDATFEASDYWKFVLVLYNKRFAQRYKSKPADVPEAWKKITKEQALKGLKDTFNMS